Proteins from one Patescibacteria group bacterium genomic window:
- the yidD gene encoding membrane protein insertion efficiency factor YidD yields MDKIRLNIKRILLKVIRFYQNNFSPDHSIYSKKHSHGYCRFYPTCSEYSYRAINKYGPGKGLLKALWRILRCHPFSKGGYDPV; encoded by the coding sequence ATGGATAAAATAAGATTAAATATAAAAAGAATATTATTAAAAGTCATACGTTTTTATCAAAATAATTTTTCGCCTGATCATAGTATTTATTCAAAAAAACATTCTCATGGCTATTGCCGCTTTTATCCCACCTGTTCTGAGTATAGTTACCGGGCTATTAATAAATACGGTCCGGGAAAAGGCCTATTAAAGGCTTTGTGGCGTATTTTGCGCTGCCATCCTTTTAGTAAGGGCGGCTATGACCCTGTTTAA
- a CDS encoding YidC/Oxa1 family membrane protein insertase: MFIYKTIPGQDLGLAIIILTIIIRGILYIPSLSSIKSQRKMQEIQPKLNALKKKYKDDREELGRQLMQFYKKNKVNPLSSCLPLLIQLPILFALFRVFYAGLAIDPDTGLLAQETVNNLYEPLKNYYTANAVSTTFLGFIDLTQTGNWFMSILAGGLQFLQSKMLLSKKPKKKIPGSEDENMAAQTSRSMTYFFPLIIVFIGLRLPTGLLLYWIAATLFAITQQLLYFKRHPIKKEKPEVINQESQ, encoded by the coding sequence ATGTTTATATATAAAACAATCCCTGGGCAGGATTTAGGTCTGGCTATTATTATTTTGACTATTATCATTAGGGGCATTTTATACATTCCCTCGCTTTCTTCTATAAAATCCCAGAGAAAAATGCAGGAAATCCAGCCCAAACTAAATGCGTTAAAAAAGAAATATAAAGATGATCGGGAAGAATTAGGGCGCCAGTTGATGCAGTTTTACAAAAAAAATAAAGTTAACCCGCTTTCCTCCTGCCTACCCTTGTTAATACAGTTGCCTATACTTTTTGCTTTGTTTAGAGTATTTTACGCTGGTTTAGCTATTGACCCTGACACCGGTCTTTTGGCTCAGGAAACAGTTAATAATTTATATGAGCCCTTAAAAAATTATTATACGGCTAATGCTGTGAGCACTACTTTTTTAGGTTTTATTGATTTAACCCAAACCGGCAACTGGTTTATGTCTATTTTAGCTGGTGGTTTACAATTTTTACAGTCAAAAATGCTTTTATCTAAAAAACCCAAGAAAAAAATTCCCGGCTCAGAGGACGAAAATATGGCCGCTCAGACTTCTCGCTCTATGACTTATTTTTTCCCTTTAATTATTGTATTTATTGGACTGCGATTGCCGACTGGTCTATTGCTTTATTGGATAGCCGCCACTCTCTTTGCTATTACCCAGCAATTACTTTATTTTAAACGTCATCCTATAAAAAAGGAAAAACCTGAAGTAATAAATCAAGAAAGTCAATGA
- a CDS encoding PRC-barrel domain-containing protein, translating to MIIKHNDLIGLPVETKKGQKVGSVSGFELEANSHEIIRYQIKKPGLLPGIMNKHLLVHKNQVLQITPEKMIVEEALVKEKERAESTAAVSG from the coding sequence ATGATAATAAAACATAATGATTTAATTGGTCTACCTGTAGAAACAAAAAAAGGACAAAAAGTTGGTTCTGTCTCAGGTTTTGAATTGGAAGCTAATAGCCATGAAATTATTCGTTATCAAATTAAAAAACCCGGACTTTTGCCCGGGATAATGAATAAACATCTTTTAGTGCATAAAAATCAAGTTTTGCAAATAACTCCGGAAAAAATGATTGTTGAAGAAGCCTTGGTTAAAGAGAAAGAAAGAGCTGAAAGCACGGCGGCAGTTTCTGGTTAA
- the tsaE gene encoding tRNA (adenosine(37)-N6)-threonylcarbamoyltransferase complex ATPase subunit type 1 TsaE, translating to MNKIITKNSQETHKLGLKLAKKLKKGDILAFIGHLGSGKTTFIKGLAKGLGLKNKITSPTFVWLKTYPLKKNKNYLCHFDFYRLDSSKDFSNNEFEEYFYDPNSICVIEWADKIIKYLPKKTKFIKFNHLDKNKRAINFDKKIKGL from the coding sequence ATGAATAAGATAATTACAAAAAACAGCCAAGAAACACATAAATTAGGCCTCAAATTAGCCAAAAAATTAAAAAAAGGGGATATTTTAGCTTTTATTGGCCATTTAGGTTCTGGTAAAACTACTTTCATTAAAGGCTTAGCCAAAGGCCTTGGCTTAAAAAACAAAATTACCAGTCCTACTTTTGTTTGGTTGAAAACTTACCCTCTAAAAAAAAACAAGAATTATTTATGTCATTTTGACTTTTATCGCTTAGATTCAAGTAAAGATTTTAGTAATAATGAATTTGAAGAATATTTTTATGACCCTAATTCTATCTGTGTGATTGAATGGGCTGACAAAATTATAAAGTACCTGCCTAAAAAAACAAAATTTATTAAATTTAATCATCTTGACAAAAATAAAAGAGCGATAAATTTTGATAAAAAAATAAAAGGCTTATAA
- a CDS encoding DHH family phosphoesterase has protein sequence MKELPYKQAQDLVNKSSQILVVLPSKPSTDAIASGLALFLALEKMKKKVKVVCHEFHLSPSHNFLPKSQEIFSGLDSLKKFIISLNVRKTKVEELSYDINDDNLNIYIKPKSGFFNEKDVSTSVGGFDYDLIFVLDSTDLDSLGKLYDNNAEFFFKTPIINIDHDPANDYYGQINLVDITATSTSEIIFEFIKQMGVDIMNEQVATNLLTGIISKTKSFRTSSVTPRSLAISSHLVASGARRDEIIKNLFQTKSIATLKLWGRVLARLKTDHDQRFIWSLISGQDFEKVQAAEEDLLGVIDELIINTPQAEIVVLIYESKNKEIEAIVYTVHQIDGVRLFREFRPEGTKDFTKIVIPASDIDEAENKIKNKVSDYYCQKKA, from the coding sequence ATGAAAGAATTACCCTACAAACAAGCTCAAGATTTAGTCAATAAATCCAGTCAAATTCTGGTAGTTTTGCCGAGCAAACCCTCAACTGACGCTATTGCTTCGGGGCTGGCTTTGTTTTTGGCTTTAGAGAAAATGAAAAAAAAGGTTAAAGTGGTTTGTCATGAGTTTCATCTTTCTCCCTCACATAATTTTTTGCCCAAGAGCCAAGAAATATTTTCCGGTTTAGACAGCTTAAAAAAGTTTATTATATCTTTGAATGTTAGAAAAACTAAAGTAGAAGAGCTTAGCTATGATATTAATGATGATAATTTAAATATTTATATAAAACCAAAGAGCGGTTTTTTTAATGAAAAAGATGTTTCTACTTCTGTTGGCGGGTTTGATTATGATTTGATTTTTGTGCTTGATTCAACGGACTTAGATTCATTGGGTAAACTTTACGATAATAACGCTGAATTTTTCTTCAAAACCCCGATAATCAATATTGACCATGATCCAGCTAACGATTATTACGGCCAAATTAATTTGGTAGACATTACTGCTACTTCTACTTCAGAAATAATTTTTGAGTTTATAAAACAGATGGGAGTAGATATAATGAATGAACAAGTAGCCACTAATTTATTAACTGGTATAATTTCTAAGACTAAAAGTTTTCGCACTAGTTCAGTGACCCCTCGATCTTTGGCCATATCTTCACACTTGGTAGCTTCCGGAGCCAGAAGGGATGAAATTATTAAAAACTTATTTCAAACTAAATCAATCGCCACCTTAAAACTTTGGGGTCGGGTTTTGGCTCGTTTGAAGACTGATCATGACCAGCGCTTTATTTGGTCTTTAATTTCTGGCCAGGATTTTGAGAAAGTTCAAGCCGCTGAAGAGGATCTTTTAGGGGTGATAGATGAATTGATAATTAATACTCCCCAAGCTGAAATAGTGGTTTTAATTTATGAAAGCAAGAATAAAGAAATTGAAGCTATTGTCTATACCGTACATCAGATTGATGGAGTAAGACTTTTCCGTGAGTTTAGACCAGAGGGCACTAAAGATTTTACTAAAATAGTAATTCCAGCTTCTGATATTGATGAAGCGGAAAATAAAATAAAAAATAAAGTTTCTGATTATTACTGTCAGAAAAAAGCCTAA
- a CDS encoding GspE/PulE family protein: protein MDQATQKQKSSGYQVSSDETKEKFEEKMDEIKLKEKEEAVKAKAEELSLNYINLVGFPIGPETLSIISKEEALKCKTVCFLKSGKEIRLGCLKPNTPETKELIKKIREKYQSHIGLYLISEHSFKEAIKLYDRLPKIKKEVKGVEIAQEAIEKFKREKVDFNEIAKKIHEVSLTETLNLLIAGAINSKASDLHIEAEEGGIKVRYRIDGVLHTVAELPKDIWKRIISRIKLLSGMKINITNAPQDGRINLILEDGKIDVRVSTIPTSFGESVVMRLLMQGAENLTFDQLGLRGKAFEQLEKEITRPNGMVITSGPTGSGKTTALYAILNKLNSSETKTITLEDPVEYQLPGISQSQVEHEEDEQQEQVVTKGGQTTVKRGRKRYTYANGLKSILRQDPDIVMVGEIRDLETAEISIQAALTGHLLLTTIHSNDAAGVIPRFLAMGTKPFLLAPALNAIMAQRLVRKICPKCKTEDHLDDETREKVKKVLSEIPESFGKKPNLDNIKFYRGEGCEECGQSGFQGRIGIFEIFIMNAEIEKIILSGKVSEYEMKDVAVKNGMVTMVQDGLLKALDGITSVSEVFRVAE, encoded by the coding sequence ATGGACCAAGCTACTCAAAAACAAAAAAGCAGCGGCTACCAAGTCAGCTCCGACGAGACAAAAGAAAAGTTTGAGGAAAAAATGGATGAAATTAAACTCAAAGAAAAAGAGGAGGCGGTTAAAGCTAAAGCTGAAGAATTAAGCTTAAATTATATCAATTTAGTGGGTTTTCCGATTGGACCAGAAACTCTTTCTATTATTTCTAAAGAAGAGGCTTTAAAATGTAAGACGGTCTGTTTTCTTAAATCAGGCAAAGAGATACGTTTAGGCTGCTTAAAGCCCAATACACCCGAAACCAAAGAATTAATCAAAAAGATAAGAGAAAAATACCAGTCTCATATTGGACTTTATTTGATTTCTGAGCATAGTTTTAAGGAAGCCATCAAGCTTTATGATCGTTTGCCCAAAATTAAAAAAGAGGTAAAAGGAGTAGAAATAGCCCAGGAAGCAATTGAAAAATTTAAAAGAGAAAAGGTTGACTTTAACGAAATAGCCAAAAAAATTCATGAGGTATCCTTAACTGAAACTTTAAACCTACTTATTGCCGGAGCTATTAACTCCAAGGCTTCCGATCTTCATATTGAAGCGGAAGAGGGTGGTATCAAGGTACGCTATCGCATAGACGGTGTACTTCATACAGTAGCCGAATTGCCTAAAGACATCTGGAAACGCATTATTAGTCGTATAAAGCTACTCTCTGGTATGAAAATAAATATCACTAACGCTCCCCAGGACGGCCGCATAAATTTGATACTAGAGGATGGTAAAATTGATGTTCGTGTTTCTACTATTCCCACTTCCTTTGGTGAAAGTGTGGTGATGCGTCTTTTAATGCAGGGAGCCGAAAATTTAACTTTTGATCAGCTGGGACTGCGTGGTAAAGCCTTTGAACAGCTGGAAAAAGAAATTACCCGGCCTAATGGTATGGTGATTACTTCCGGTCCGACTGGCAGTGGCAAAACCACAGCTTTATACGCTATATTGAATAAACTTAATAGCTCTGAGACTAAAACTATTACCTTAGAAGATCCGGTTGAGTATCAATTGCCAGGTATTAGTCAGAGCCAGGTTGAACACGAAGAAGATGAACAACAAGAGCAGGTAGTTACTAAAGGCGGGCAGACTACCGTAAAAAGGGGCCGTAAACGCTATACTTATGCTAATGGTTTGAAATCCATTCTGCGCCAGGATCCGGATATAGTTATGGTGGGGGAGATTAGAGATTTAGAAACCGCTGAAATTTCTATTCAAGCGGCTTTGACTGGTCACTTGCTTTTAACCACCATTCACTCTAATGACGCCGCCGGTGTAATCCCCCGCTTTTTAGCTATGGGCACCAAACCCTTTCTTTTGGCGCCGGCCTTAAACGCTATTATGGCCCAGCGCTTAGTGAGAAAAATTTGCCCCAAATGCAAAACAGAAGATCATCTTGACGATGAAACGCGTGAAAAAGTAAAGAAAGTATTATCTGAAATTCCAGAAAGTTTCGGCAAAAAGCCAAATTTAGATAATATAAAATTTTACCGCGGTGAAGGCTGTGAAGAATGTGGTCAAAGTGGCTTTCAAGGCCGGATTGGTATTTTTGAAATATTTATTATGAACGCTGAAATTGAAAAAATTATATTATCCGGTAAAGTTTCTGAATATGAAATGAAAGACGTGGCTGTAAAAAACGGCATGGTCACTATGGTCCAGGACGGGCTTTTAAAGGCTTTAGACGGTATAACTTCAGTTTCCGAAGTCTTTAGAGTGGCCGAATAA
- a CDS encoding sigma-70 family RNA polymerase sigma factor, with the protein MLKSKENFQEIYQEYYKKVYNYFYYRTGLNGQISEDLMQETFLKAYNKWSEYQDRGYSYLTYLLKIAHNLLVNYYRDLRPTGQLQEIPFNFIEKLQNDYDIKILWQEIKKLSLIEKEVMLLRYRSELPIKKIAQICHKSENAVKLIISRAKKKLKQKNLEKFSKLPQVDKIKTKINFK; encoded by the coding sequence ATGTTAAAAAGCAAAGAAAATTTTCAGGAGATATACCAAGAGTATTATAAGAAAGTATATAATTATTTTTATTATCGTACTGGATTAAACGGTCAGATCTCAGAAGACTTAATGCAAGAAACTTTTCTTAAAGCTTATAATAAATGGTCAGAATATCAAGATCGCGGGTACTCTTATTTGACTTATTTATTGAAAATAGCCCATAATCTTTTAGTCAATTACTACCGTGATTTAAGACCGACTGGTCAGCTTCAGGAAATCCCCTTTAATTTTATAGAAAAGCTACAAAATGATTATGATATTAAAATACTCTGGCAGGAAATTAAAAAGTTGTCTTTGATTGAAAAGGAAGTTATGCTTTTGAGATACAGGTCAGAACTTCCGATAAAAAAAATTGCCCAAATATGCCATAAGTCAGAAAATGCCGTCAAATTGATCATCTCAAGAGCGAAAAAGAAATTAAAGCAAAAAAATCTAGAAAAATTTTCAAAATTACCCCAAGTAGATAAAATTAAAACCAAGATAAATTTTAAATGA
- a CDS encoding valine--tRNA ligase, which yields MSKELPKVYDAKLTEKNIYKLWQKSGFFNPDKLPFKTKKRFSMAMPPANVTGDLHIGHARYLTLQDIITRYHRLKQEKTLWLPGTDHAGISTQVMVERLLKKEGINRHQIGRKKFLEHVWSWKEKYGGKILEQYKSMGASCDWSRQHFTMDKDLTQAVQTAFIEMFNDRLIYRDLRITNWCPRCQTALSNLEVNYKEKESQLWYIKYPIVGTSCQFIKVATTRPETMLGDTAVAVNPHDKRYKKLVGKKVLIPLINRQVPIVADKNVDQEFGTGAVKVTPAHDDLDFQIAKRSDLSIIRVIGLDGRMTKQATEGFFGLKVKEARHKVLAKLKQHGFLYKTEDYQKSMAYCQRCQAVIEPIATKQWFIKMDNLAKEALEVVKKEKVKIIPARFKKVYFHFLKNIRDWCISRQLWWGHQIPVWYCGDKNLAHEKRMGFASKVVSPVKKGKTKTYRLRKHDLKIGEKFVFENSQTKKIFGQGVIINIEEKKISDIDLKDKEHHTTYESVKQLIKAFKKHYSKKKVSPGTKTYIYTYKFYPLEEKGCAQVMASIKKPKKCPYCGSTDLKQDPDTLDTWFSSSLWTFSTLGWPAFAKTTADQPTKKNDLAKFHPTDVMETGWDILFFWVARMIMMSLYHLKEIPFKTVYLHGLILDKQGKKMSKSKGTGVDPLLMTEKYGTDAIRLSLILGTTPGQDMKMYEQKIAGARNFCNKLWNIARFTFMNKRPKTKIKAKSLTDQWILSELNTLIKEVDEDFEKFHFSQATEKLYEFTWHKFADWYLEISKLEKNHAITYYVLEEILKLWHPFIPFITEEVWQKLNPKKMLMITKWPKVETKLINKKSVQDFQKIQNLVNNIRNKKKEKDLKPSDEFVVKKKKNILLSKNKKVIEWLSRSKLKIK from the coding sequence ATGTCAAAAGAACTCCCTAAGGTCTACGACGCCAAATTAACAGAAAAAAATATCTACAAGCTATGGCAAAAGAGCGGTTTTTTTAATCCGGATAAACTGCCTTTTAAAACCAAAAAAAGATTTTCTATGGCTATGCCGCCGGCTAATGTCACTGGTGATCTTCATATTGGTCATGCTCGGTATTTAACCCTGCAGGATATTATAACCCGCTATCACCGCCTGAAACAGGAAAAAACTCTTTGGTTGCCGGGTACTGATCACGCTGGTATCTCTACTCAAGTGATGGTCGAGAGATTATTAAAAAAAGAGGGCATTAACCGCCATCAGATTGGCCGGAAAAAATTTTTAGAGCATGTCTGGAGCTGGAAAGAAAAATATGGCGGAAAAATTTTAGAGCAATACAAAAGCATGGGCGCTTCCTGCGACTGGTCTAGGCAGCACTTTACTATGGATAAAGACTTAACTCAGGCCGTACAAACCGCTTTTATAGAGATGTTTAATGACAGACTTATTTACCGCGATTTACGCATTACTAACTGGTGTCCCCGTTGCCAGACCGCTCTTTCCAATCTAGAAGTAAATTATAAAGAAAAGGAAAGCCAGCTCTGGTATATAAAATATCCGATTGTCGGCACCTCTTGCCAGTTTATAAAAGTAGCCACCACCCGGCCCGAGACTATGCTCGGCGATACAGCTGTGGCGGTTAACCCCCATGATAAGCGTTATAAAAAATTAGTCGGTAAAAAAGTATTAATTCCTCTAATAAACCGACAAGTGCCTATCGTGGCTGATAAAAATGTGGATCAGGAATTTGGCACCGGCGCCGTTAAGGTTACTCCGGCTCATGATGATTTGGATTTTCAGATTGCTAAACGAAGTGATTTGTCCATAATTAGAGTCATTGGCCTGGACGGACGCATGACTAAACAAGCTACTGAAGGTTTTTTTGGGCTTAAAGTAAAGGAAGCTCGCCATAAAGTTTTAGCTAAATTAAAACAGCACGGCTTTCTCTATAAAACTGAAGATTACCAAAAATCCATGGCCTATTGCCAGCGCTGTCAAGCCGTAATTGAGCCGATAGCCACTAAGCAATGGTTTATTAAAATGGATAATCTGGCTAAAGAAGCCCTTGAGGTAGTTAAAAAAGAAAAGGTAAAAATTATTCCGGCGCGTTTTAAAAAAGTTTATTTTCACTTTCTAAAAAACATTAGAGATTGGTGCATTTCTCGCCAGCTTTGGTGGGGCCATCAAATTCCGGTTTGGTATTGCGGGGATAAAAACTTAGCTCACGAAAAAAGAATGGGCTTTGCTTCTAAGGTTGTATCCCCAGTCAAAAAAGGTAAAACTAAAACCTACCGCCTGAGAAAACATGACTTGAAAATCGGAGAAAAATTTGTCTTTGAAAATTCTCAGACCAAAAAAATATTTGGCCAGGGCGTGATTATTAATATTGAAGAAAAGAAAATTTCTGACATAGACCTTAAAGATAAAGAGCATCACACTACCTACGAGAGTGTAAAGCAACTTATTAAAGCTTTTAAAAAACATTACTCTAAGAAAAAAGTTAGCCCCGGCACTAAAACTTATATTTACACTTATAAATTCTATCCTTTAGAAGAAAAGGGTTGCGCTCAGGTTATGGCCTCTATTAAAAAGCCAAAGAAATGTCCTTATTGCGGTTCTACTGATTTAAAACAGGATCCAGATACTCTGGATACCTGGTTTTCTTCCTCGCTCTGGACCTTTTCCACTCTCGGTTGGCCCGCCTTTGCTAAAACTACGGCCGACCAGCCAACAAAAAAAAACGATTTAGCTAAGTTTCATCCGACCGACGTCATGGAAACCGGCTGGGATATTCTTTTCTTTTGGGTAGCCCGCATGATTATGATGAGCCTTTATCATCTCAAAGAAATCCCCTTTAAAACGGTTTATCTGCATGGCTTAATCTTGGATAAACAGGGTAAGAAAATGTCTAAATCTAAAGGCACTGGGGTTGACCCTCTGCTCATGACAGAAAAATACGGCACCGACGCTATCCGCCTTAGCCTTATTTTAGGCACGACCCCTGGGCAAGATATGAAAATGTATGAGCAAAAAATTGCCGGGGCTAGAAATTTTTGCAATAAACTCTGGAATATCGCCCGTTTTACCTTTATGAATAAACGGCCAAAAACAAAAATAAAGGCTAAAAGCTTAACTGATCAATGGATTCTTTCCGAGCTAAATACTTTAATTAAGGAAGTAGATGAGGATTTTGAAAAATTTCATTTTTCTCAAGCCACCGAAAAACTTTATGAATTTACCTGGCATAAATTTGCTGATTGGTATTTGGAAATTTCCAAGCTAGAAAAAAATCATGCCATTACTTATTATGTACTTGAAGAAATTTTGAAACTCTGGCATCCGTTTATTCCCTTTATTACTGAAGAGGTTTGGCAAAAGTTAAATCCAAAGAAAATGCTCATGATTACCAAGTGGCCCAAAGTCGAGACTAAATTAATTAATAAAAAATCGGTTCAGGATTTTCAAAAAATACAAAATCTAGTTAATAATATTAGAAATAAGAAAAAAGAAAAAGACTTAAAGCCCTCTGATGAGTTTGTAGTTAAAAAGAAAAAAAATATCTTACTATCTAAAAACAAGAAAGTAATTGAATGGCTTAGCCGCTCTAAACTGAAAATCAAATAA
- the tsaD gene encoding tRNA (adenosine(37)-N6)-threonylcarbamoyltransferase complex transferase subunit TsaD: MKILAIETSCDETAAALLEAKGNNFKLHSNIVASQIDLHAKTGGIVPEVAAREHTTKIIPVIKEAVKDLKKIDILAVTAGPGLVTSLIIGVETAKTLAFALNKPLVAVNHMAGHLYANWLPSDRHSQIANHKSHVLNFKLPKIKFPAICLIISGGHTEIILMKNEYHYKKIGQTLDDAAGEAFDKVAKLLGLGYPGGPIIEKMAKEGNSDKYNLPRPMMDKKNYDFSFSGLKTAVLYLVKDQKNINLKFKKDLAASFQKACFDVLIGKTLKAAKEYKVNTIMVSGGVAANQTLAKQFKKRTKNIKLYIPPLKFCTDNAAMIALAGWFQAQKKNFTKIEKIKADPNWELK, translated from the coding sequence ATGAAAATTTTAGCCATAGAAACATCATGTGATGAAACCGCGGCCGCTTTATTAGAAGCCAAAGGCAATAATTTTAAATTACACTCAAACATAGTGGCTTCACAAATTGATCTTCACGCTAAAACCGGCGGTATAGTCCCGGAAGTGGCGGCCAGAGAGCATACCACTAAAATAATTCCCGTTATTAAAGAAGCCGTTAAAGATTTAAAGAAAATAGATATACTGGCCGTCACAGCCGGGCCTGGTCTTGTAACCTCCTTAATCATTGGCGTAGAAACGGCTAAAACACTAGCCTTTGCTCTTAATAAGCCTTTAGTGGCTGTTAATCATATGGCGGGGCACCTTTACGCCAACTGGCTGCCTTCAGATCGCCATTCGCAAATCGCAAATCACAAATCACACGTTTTAAATTTCAAACTCCCTAAAATTAAATTCCCGGCTATTTGTTTAATTATTTCCGGCGGCCATACTGAAATTATTCTGATGAAAAATGAATATCATTACAAAAAAATCGGCCAGACTCTGGATGACGCGGCTGGCGAGGCTTTTGATAAAGTGGCTAAATTATTGGGCTTAGGTTATCCGGGCGGTCCGATTATTGAAAAAATGGCCAAAGAGGGGAATTCTGATAAATATAATTTACCCCGCCCAATGATGGATAAAAAAAACTATGATTTTAGTTTCTCGGGTTTGAAAACAGCTGTTTTATATTTGGTCAAAGACCAAAAAAACATTAATTTAAAATTTAAAAAAGACTTAGCTGCTTCATTTCAAAAAGCCTGTTTTGATGTTCTAATCGGAAAAACCTTAAAGGCGGCTAAAGAATATAAAGTAAACACGATTATGGTAAGCGGGGGAGTGGCCGCTAATCAAACCTTGGCTAAACAGTTTAAAAAGAGAACTAAAAATATTAAGCTCTATATACCTCCTTTAAAATTTTGTACTGATAACGCGGCTATGATCGCCCTGGCTGGTTGGTTTCAGGCTCAGAAAAAAAACTTTACCAAAATAGAAAAAATCAAAGCTGATCCCAACTGGGAGCTTAAGTAA
- a CDS encoding Hsp20/alpha crystallin family protein, whose protein sequence is MAKKKNNEKANNSQNKAEKIEIEEEKNTDWLGENFEGQLSVDVYQTEQEIIVKSTIAGVNTEELDISLHNDMLTIKGMRHKDFEADDDDYFYQECYWGGFSRSIILPVEVKEDEISATLKNGILTITLPKAEKSKLKIVKVKEEE, encoded by the coding sequence ATGGCTAAAAAGAAAAATAATGAAAAAGCAAATAATTCTCAAAACAAGGCTGAAAAGATAGAAATTGAAGAGGAGAAAAATACTGACTGGCTGGGTGAAAATTTTGAAGGACAACTCTCAGTTGATGTTTATCAAACTGAGCAGGAAATTATTGTTAAATCGACCATTGCCGGCGTAAACACAGAAGAATTGGATATCTCGCTGCATAACGATATGTTGACTATAAAGGGCATGCGGCATAAAGACTTTGAAGCGGATGATGATGACTATTTTTACCAGGAGTGTTACTGGGGTGGTTTTTCTCGTTCTATTATTTTGCCGGTTGAGGTTAAAGAAGACGAAATCTCAGCTACTTTAAAAAATGGTATATTAACCATTACTCTACCCAAGGCGGAAAAATCAAAGCTGAAAATTGTCAAAGTAAAAGAAGAAGAATAA